The DNA sequence TCACAGAGTTCTCCACCACGAACGCAGCCACTGGCAAAGTTTTCCACCGTTCAAGTCACGACTTGTACACATAGCTATGAAACCATCCACAACGTTAATCACAATTGCATTACAATTATGCCGAATTATCCAGAGAAACGCCGAGAAAAACGAAAAGGCCCATCATTCGACCACAGCACCCGTTTTTTACACGGTAAAAGCACGAACCATGCAACACTCAACTACATGGACACACAAATTTCAGCAGCACAAAGGCGTCGATCCACCACATGCTTCGGAAGCGACACCGATCTTGAAGATACCGACCTTGCCGACACCGCCTCGGTTGGTCTGTTGGCCGAGCTTGAAGAACAACTGATCATGCCCGATCTTTCAGCAAAGCAGCTCGGAAAGATAGGCGAGCAGTACGCAGCGGCATGGCTAGCTCAGCTCGGCTGGCGTGTCTTAGCCAGAAATTGGAGCACCCGTTTCGGCGAGCTCGACATCATCATGATGACCTCTGAACATATCGTCGTGTTCGTCGAAGTGAAAACACGTCGAACTGCACGTTATGGTTCCCCGCAGGA is a window from the Bifidobacterium sp. ESL0745 genome containing:
- a CDS encoding YraN family protein: MDTQISAAQRRRSTTCFGSDTDLEDTDLADTASVGLLAELEEQLIMPDLSAKQLGKIGEQYAAAWLAQLGWRVLARNWSTRFGELDIIMMTSEHIVVFVEVKTRRTARYGSPQEAITPHKQANLHHAAALWLAGPGKSIRRTGIRFDAMSILLEGNRPRVQHIPGAF